One genomic window of Magnolia sinica isolate HGM2019 chromosome 3, MsV1, whole genome shotgun sequence includes the following:
- the LOC131241022 gene encoding arogenate dehydrogenase 2, chloroplastic-like: MASFHLCHCKAGLQSQNLAPLTSNPTNHTALISNLLPHKPNSIKFNKLELKSTPTRRAHHIFNTLPKSPENSSSTVHEPPLKIGIVGFGNFGQFIAKALRRQGHTVLATSRSDYSEYCQQHGIEFFQDINGFCTEQPDVIVVCSSILSTESVLRGIPLQKLKSDTIFADVLSVKQFPRNLFLEVLPPEFGIVCTHPMFGPESGKNSWAGLPFVYDKVRIAENSIQDRKCAQFLSIFEEEGCRMVEMSCEEHDRHAAGSQFITHTIGRILSHLDLESTPINTKGYETLLQLTENTVSDSFDLYYGLFMYNVNATEQIENLDRAFETVKQKLFGRLHDILRKQIVERVPMQGVVPSKATREVGHTPYFLPNSERMTDLASFAMPPPPQPQQSKDEAVSTPKEARVAASRVA, translated from the exons ATGGCTTCCTTCCATCTCTGCCACTGCAAGGCCGGCCTCCAATCTCAAAACCTGGCCCCACTCACATCCAACCCCACCAATCACACGGCTCTGATCTCTAACCTACTCCCTCACAAGCCCAACTCCATCAAATTCAACAAACTAGAGCTAAAATCTACCCCCACAAGAAGGGCCCACCACATCTTCAATACCCTTCCCAAGTCCCCTGAAAactcatcatccaccgtccatgaACCGCCCCTTAAGATCGGGATCGTTGGATTCGGAAACTTCGGTCAGTTCATCGCAAAGGCACTAAGGCGACAAGGCCACACCGTGCTAGCGACGTCCAGATCGGACTACTCGGAGTACTGCCAGCAGCACGGGATCGAGTTCTTTCA AGACATCAACGGATTCTGTACAGAGCAGCCGGATGTGATAGTAGTTTGCAGTTCGATCCTCTCGACGGAGTCCGTTCTCCGAGGAATCCCGTTGCAGAAGCTGAAATCTGATACCATTTTCGCTGATGTGTTATCCGTCAAACAGTTTCCGAGGAATCTCTTCCTAGAG GTTCTTCCGCCAGAATTCGGGATCGTGTGCACGCATCCGATGTTCGGACCGGAGAGCGGAAAGAATAGCTGGGCGGGATTGCCGTTCGTTTACGACAAGGTCCGGATCGCCGAGAACAGCATTCAAGATCGCAAATGTGCGCAGTTCTTGAGCATTTTCGAGGAAGAG GGTTGTCGAATGGTGGAAATGTCGTGCGAAGAGCATGATCGTCATGCTGCTGGTAGCCAATTCATAACACATACCATTGGAAg GATTCTATCGCATCTCGATCTGGAGTCGACACCCATCAATACAAAAGGATATGAGACTCTCTTGCAACTG ACTGAAAATACGGTCAGCGACAGCTTTGATCTCTACTACGGCCTCTTCATGTACAACGTGAATGCCACTGAGCAG ATTGAGAATCTGGACAGAGCATTTGAGACGGTGAAGCAGAAGCTATTTGGGAGGCTCCATGACATACTGAGAAAGCAGATCGTAGAGAGGGTCCCAATGCAAGGAGTCGTCCCATCAAAGGCCAcaagggaagtgggccacacaccatacTTCTTGCCCAATAGTGAGAGAATGACAGACCTGGCTTCCTTTGCGATGCCCCCTCCTCCACAAccacaacaaagcaaagatgAGGCCGTTTCAACGCCCAAAGAGGCTCGAGTGGCTGCTTCACGGGTAGCTTAG